In the genome of Streptomyces racemochromogenes, one region contains:
- a CDS encoding macro domain-containing protein encodes MKPLTIISGDATSPQAKGPKLIAHVSNDIGGWGKGFVLALSRRWPEPEAEFRAWHRGRSGNDFGLGAVRVVRVKPDVWVANMVGQRGIRTGSGGPPIRYDAVESCLVKLADHALELGASVHMPRIGCGLAGGKWSRIEPLITEALCARDVAVTVYDHA; translated from the coding sequence ATGAAGCCGCTCACGATCATCTCCGGGGACGCGACGAGTCCGCAGGCCAAGGGCCCCAAGCTGATCGCGCACGTCAGCAACGACATAGGCGGCTGGGGAAAGGGCTTCGTGCTCGCCCTCTCCCGGCGCTGGCCCGAGCCGGAAGCCGAGTTCAGGGCCTGGCACCGCGGCCGCAGCGGCAACGACTTCGGGCTCGGCGCCGTGCGGGTGGTGCGGGTGAAGCCCGACGTCTGGGTGGCCAACATGGTCGGCCAGCGGGGGATACGCACCGGCAGCGGCGGCCCGCCCATCCGCTACGACGCCGTCGAGAGCTGCCTCGTCAAGCTGGCGGACCACGCCCTGGAGCTGGGGGCGAGCGTCCACATGCCCCGCATCGGGTGCGGCCTGGCGGGCGGCAAGTGGTCCCGCATCGAACCGCTGATCACCGAGGCGCTCTGCGCGCGGGACGTGGCGGTGACGGTGTACGACCACGCGTGA